GAGCTGGTAAAACTTGATCCCAAGTCCATTGGCGTGGGGCAATATCAGCATGATGTGGATCAAAAACTGCTGCGCAAGAAGCTAGATGAAACGGTGGAAAGCTGTGTGAACTACGTAGGAGTTGACCTGAATACGGCCTCCAAGGAACTGCTGATGGCGGTTTCTGGCATTACGCCCACCATTGCCAACAACATCGTCGCCTACCGCAACCAAAATGGCGTCTTTCGCGATCGCCGCTCGCTGCTCAAAGTGACGAAACTGGGGCCGAAGACCTTTGAGCAAGCTGCGGGATTTTTGCGCATTCGTTCGGGAGACAATCCCCTTGATAACACCGCCGTGCATCCGGAGAGCTATGCCGTCGTCAAGGCGATCGCCAAGGATCTGGGGCTCGATCTGCACCAAGCTCCCGAGATTGCCGGCCATCTCAAATCCACGGATCTAAAGCGCTATGTGACCGATAGTGTGGGTGAACCGACCCTGCGAGACATGATTCAGGAATTGGAAAAACCTGGTCGCGATCCCCGCTCAGAATTCTGCTACGCCAGCTTTCGAGATGATGTCACCGAACTGTCCGACCTGGCACCGGGCATGGAACTGGAGGGCGTAGTCACCAATGTGGCTAACTTTGGCGCATTTGTAGACATTGGCGTGCATCAAGATGGATTGGTGCATATTTCCCAACTCGCCGATCGCTTTGTGTCGGATCCCAATCAAATCGTGAAAGTCGGACAGGTGGTCACGGTGCGGGTGCTGGAGGTGAACGCTGCCCTAAAGCGCATTAGTCTATCGATGCGATCGCCTGATGCCCGCTCCGATCGCCCGAAGCCTTTACCCGCTAAGGCATCGCCATCCGCCAAGACCTCCCCATCCGCTAAGCTAGAAGACTTGCAGGCCAAGTTCAATCGTCGCCCCTCGCGGTCGTAAGGCCTGGGACGTGGTGCAAGATGTCCCATCGGTTAAAGGTTGGGGACGCGATCGCCTTGAAGAGTCTAGACAGGACTTGCTAGGCTAATGCTCAGCACTCATTAGGCAAAGGTCTATGAATCCATTTCAGCGCCTAAAGCAGTTGCCTTGGCTGCCATTGCTGCAGGTGTCAGCCATCACTATTCTCTGTGTTGTGATTTTGGAAACCGCTCTGTTTACCGGGTTACAACAGGTGCCAGAGCTATGGAACGGGTTTATCCGCTTGCTGAGCTCCGTGCTTGGGGTGGTGATTTTGGGGGCGATCGCCTATGGCGTCGGGGCTTTGGGTTTGCTGCTGTTAGAGCGGCTTCAGTCTACAGTGCGTCCCAACGC
This DNA window, taken from Candidatus Obscuribacterales bacterium, encodes the following:
- a CDS encoding helix-hairpin-helix domain-containing protein, with protein sequence ELVKLDPKSIGVGQYQHDVDQKLLRKKLDETVESCVNYVGVDLNTASKELLMAVSGITPTIANNIVAYRNQNGVFRDRRSLLKVTKLGPKTFEQAAGFLRIRSGDNPLDNTAVHPESYAVVKAIAKDLGLDLHQAPEIAGHLKSTDLKRYVTDSVGEPTLRDMIQELEKPGRDPRSEFCYASFRDDVTELSDLAPGMELEGVVTNVANFGAFVDIGVHQDGLVHISQLADRFVSDPNQIVKVGQVVTVRVLEVNAALKRISLSMRSPDARSDRPKPLPAKASPSAKTSPSAKLEDLQAKFNRRPSRS